In a single window of the Bufo bufo chromosome 5, aBufBuf1.1, whole genome shotgun sequence genome:
- the NHLRC1 gene encoding E3 ubiquitin-protein ligase NHLRC1, with product MSSPAQKEIRTMKDFLEETEMHLLECKVCFEKYRQQQRRRPKNLPCGHTMCQDCVSSLCRPGNERLECPFCRKACRKQDTSVCLPILHLLEILGRVVPDQPEASSADCARSQVTKLKSASFNLSVSFGGWGVLFNPSGIAFCTKTKCLVVSHDGKKRIARFTMNGKCLQQTGAKEDSDNAIIYPADVAMTFDGFIIVTDTGDHSLKVFSQSGMCKLVVKRPFSLPWGLGINSKNEVLVSDPDNGNLVLLAVDFDNGNIQKCIDICSHLSHPREMAVCPRSGEVIVVEHLAKNSKNSYSTCLKLFSSQMKLMRQIDSFSLSLLLPLAVHTSGVAFDRSGNILLADINNRCVICLHRMEGFNTIKHIVASGLSYPVALAVLEDGSVAVLDSGNHSVLIYSP from the coding sequence ATGTCATCACCGGCTCAGAAAGAAATCAGGACTATGAAGGATTTCTTGGAGGAAACTGAAATGCATTTACTTGAATGCAAGGTCTGCTTTGAAAAGTACAGACAGCAGCAGAGACGCAGGCCCAAAAACCTTCCCTGTGGCCATACTATGTGTCAAGACTGCGTCTCCTCTCTCTGCCGTCCTGGAAATGAAAGGCTAGAGTGCCCATTCTGCCGCAAAGCCTGTCGAAAGCAGGATACTAGTGTGTGTCTCCCTATTCTACACCTTTTAGAGATCTTAGGACGGGTTGTTCCAGATCAGCCTGAAGCTTCTTCTGCAGACTGCGCAAGAAGTCAAGTGACAAAACTTAAATCTGCAAGTTTCAACCTTAGCGTGTCGTTTGGTGGTTGGGGTGTACTTTTTAATCCAAGTGGCATTGCTTTCTGTACCAAAACCAAATGCTTGGTCGTGTCACATGATGGAAAGAAAAGAATTGCCAGATTCACAATGAATGGGAAGTGCTTGCAACAAACTGGGGCAAAAGAGGATTCTGACAATGCCATTATTTACCCAGCTGATGTAGCAATGACCTTTGATGGTTTCATAATTGTGACAGACACAGGGGATCATTCCCTTAAGGTGTTCAGTCAATCTGGGATGTGTAAGTTGGTGGTTAAGCGGCCGTTCAGCTTGCCCTGGGGCCTGGGCATCAACTCTAAAAATGAAGTCCTGGTATCTGATCCTGACAATGGAAATCTTGTTCTCTTAGCTGTAGACTTTGACAATGGAAACATCCAAAAATGTATAGACATTTGTTCCCATTTGAGCCATCCCAGAGAGATGGCTGTGTGCCCAAGAAGCGGAGAGGTTATCGTGGTAGAGCACCTAGCCAAGAACAGCAAAAACTCTTACAGTACTTGCTTGAAACTTTTTAGTAGTCAGATGAAACTCATGAGGCAAATTGATAGTTTCAGCTTGAGCTTGCTTCTACCTTTAGCCGTCCATACTTCTGGGGTGGCATTTGACCGGTCCGGTAATATTTTGCTAGCAGACATCAATAATAGATGTGTCATTTGCCTTCACAGAATGGAAGGGTTTAATACCATAAAGCATATTGTTGCCAGTGGCCTATCGTACCCGGTGGCATTGGCCGTGTTAGAAGACGGTTCTGTTGCTGTGTTAGACAGTGGTAATCACTCcgttctaatttattctccataa